The following proteins are encoded in a genomic region of Thermococcus celericrescens:
- a CDS encoding ABC transporter permease, whose protein sequence is MARESKLYKFKLAMRNNKFRFGFGVLLFFVVFAIIGPLFTVFLSDGLYYETIPGTNITVATYSTKTLPPMTREVLTTYTGRQVEVLHILGTDKLGKDLYALLVYGLRTSLWVAVLAAVIGTALGITIGFIAGYKGGLTDELLMMFVNIMLVIPSIVLLILVAAYLEARSPEVQAVIIGLTGWPWVARAVRSQTLSLKNREFVNLARIVGLSDLRIIFEEIMPNMISYIFMVGILQFSGAILASATLDFIGLGPTTAVSLGTILQKAIAHNALQFGWWWWFIPPGLIITLIITALFFINLGMEEAFNPRLRRECHAHR, encoded by the coding sequence ATGGCCAGGGAGAGCAAGCTCTACAAGTTCAAACTCGCCATGAGGAACAACAAGTTCCGCTTCGGCTTTGGGGTACTCCTGTTTTTCGTGGTATTCGCCATAATCGGCCCCCTATTCACGGTGTTCTTGAGCGATGGCCTCTATTACGAGACCATACCCGGAACGAACATCACGGTGGCGACGTACTCCACCAAGACCCTCCCGCCCATGACGCGAGAGGTGCTCACGACCTACACAGGCAGGCAGGTGGAGGTTCTCCACATCCTCGGAACCGACAAGCTCGGAAAAGACCTCTACGCCCTCCTCGTCTACGGTCTGAGGACCAGCCTCTGGGTGGCGGTGCTGGCGGCGGTGATTGGAACCGCACTCGGAATCACCATAGGCTTCATAGCGGGCTACAAGGGCGGACTGACCGACGAGCTGCTCATGATGTTCGTCAACATAATGCTGGTTATCCCGTCGATAGTGCTCCTAATCCTCGTGGCGGCTTACCTTGAAGCCAGAAGCCCTGAGGTTCAGGCGGTCATCATAGGTCTAACCGGCTGGCCCTGGGTGGCTAGAGCCGTTCGCTCCCAGACCCTCTCGCTAAAGAACCGCGAGTTCGTGAACCTGGCGAGGATAGTCGGCCTCAGCGACCTCAGGATAATCTTCGAGGAGATAATGCCCAACATGATTTCCTACATCTTCATGGTCGGAATCCTGCAGTTCAGCGGCGCGATACTCGCCTCAGCGACGCTCGACTTCATAGGCCTCGGCCCAACGACGGCGGTATCGCTGGGAACGATACTCCAGAAGGCGATAGCCCACAACGCCCTCCAGTTCGGCTGGTGGTGGTGGTTCATTCCGCCCGGGCTGATAATCACCCTCATCATCACGGCGTTGTTCTTCATCAACCTGGGAATGGAGGAGGCATTCAACCCGAGGCTTAGGAGGGAATGTCATGCTCACCGTTGA
- a CDS encoding ABC transporter permease has product MGFRKYLLRKTVVYLITFLFAVTLNWLLPRLMPGNPIEAMIESNLNLAPGEKEILIKFYEELYGLNEPLWRQFVNFWVRLFHGDLGYSLLYKAPVWDLIKHALPYDIAILLPAIALSWLVGNWLGAIAGKNTRYDRYMMPIFYFLASMPYFWFAMLLVYFVGVRADLLPYQGAYDPALVPSLSWEFIKSFLEHWILPFLSLFTVMIGSWAIGMRNMIIYELEADYVRYLEALGASEKLMTKHAYRNAILPQVTGLALQLGLMVAGAIATEIVFNYPGIGILLMNAALSQDYFLLQGAFLMVVVSVLAANFIIDIVYAFIDPRVRTSYTEG; this is encoded by the coding sequence ATGGGGTTCAGGAAGTACCTGCTCAGGAAGACGGTGGTTTACCTGATAACCTTCCTCTTCGCGGTTACGCTCAACTGGCTCCTGCCCAGGCTCATGCCCGGCAATCCAATCGAGGCCATGATAGAATCCAACCTCAACCTCGCCCCCGGCGAGAAGGAGATACTCATAAAGTTTTATGAGGAGCTTTATGGCCTCAACGAGCCCCTCTGGAGGCAGTTCGTGAACTTCTGGGTTAGGCTCTTCCACGGGGACCTCGGCTACAGCCTTCTCTACAAGGCCCCGGTGTGGGATTTAATCAAGCACGCCCTTCCCTATGATATTGCCATCCTCCTCCCGGCCATAGCGCTCAGCTGGCTGGTCGGAAACTGGCTGGGCGCGATAGCGGGTAAGAATACGAGGTACGACCGCTACATGATGCCCATCTTCTACTTCCTCGCGAGCATGCCCTACTTCTGGTTCGCCATGCTTCTCGTCTACTTCGTCGGCGTCAGGGCCGACCTGCTCCCCTACCAAGGTGCCTACGACCCGGCCCTCGTTCCCAGCCTCTCTTGGGAGTTCATAAAGAGCTTCCTGGAGCACTGGATTCTTCCCTTCCTGAGCCTCTTCACAGTCATGATCGGCAGCTGGGCAATCGGAATGCGCAACATGATCATCTACGAGCTTGAGGCCGATTACGTCCGCTATCTCGAAGCCCTCGGCGCGAGCGAGAAGCTCATGACCAAGCACGCCTACAGGAACGCTATCCTTCCCCAGGTCACCGGTCTGGCGCTTCAGCTCGGCCTGATGGTTGCTGGAGCTATAGCGACGGAGATAGTCTTCAACTACCCCGGCATTGGAATCCTCCTCATGAACGCCGCGCTTAGCCAGGACTACTTCCTGCTCCAGGGGGCGTTCCTCATGGTCGTGGTCTCGGTTCTCGCGGCGAACTTCATCATAGACATAGTCTACGCCTTCATTGACCCGCGCGTCAGGACAAGCTACACGGAGGGTTGA
- a CDS encoding 50S ribosomal protein L35ae: protein MARGKALVLAYAGTKEHQNNHHMILKPLGIDDRSTASRLIGRKVVWRTPTGRRMYGKILRTHGNRGEVKAYFKPGLPGQAVGDYVEIL, encoded by the coding sequence ATGGCCAGGGGAAAGGCTCTCGTCCTTGCCTACGCCGGGACGAAGGAGCACCAGAACAACCACCACATGATTCTGAAGCCCCTCGGCATCGACGACAGGAGCACTGCTTCGAGGCTCATAGGCAGGAAGGTCGTCTGGAGGACTCCAACCGGCAGGAGAATGTACGGCAAAATCCTCAGGACGCACGGCAACAGGGGCGAGGTTAAGGCCTACTTCAAGCCAGGACTGCCTGGACAGGCGGTCGGTGACTACGTCGAAATCCTCTGA
- the glmA gene encoding exo-beta-D-glucosaminidase: protein MKVEHDGRVYVIDGERVVIYGGTLQFFRVPKRHWRDRLEKMKRHGLNIVDTYVVWNWHEPSKGELDFTGETTPERDMVGFLELVQELEMYAIVRPGPYICGEWRNGGIPDWLINEHPEILARGPDGALPRDIYYPPITYLHPTYLKAVSEWYEAVLPVIRDYLYTKGGPIISVSIDDEPSYWETIFQPFLTDYNDVVAKPGGLWEGWLRENYPLETLAERYGAEISDYGEVKPPTDPSEPLTKLLDWHHFKIWMTNHYVEILYDHLRRYVDVPISILDPYLLLAAWRHFYRYVRERNLDIHLWTEFWYSFYRSFDFKEDRLGHIYYKTGIYRFYQGKLGTPPLSIETQVSLAHTIEPDEAELLYALLPALGIHNINYYLYAGGENPEGYESHNGVTWDVYSPIGLDGSERPHVEPIRWLGEFLRGNPGFVESGLKPRVAFGSYEPYEPLAVWGLRGDLKESVNLNEYLLGERGLLTLLAMSNVPFDVLDLEEASVGEMLEYNQLWVYSLDFMARDVQDKLVEFIERGGNLVILPMLPYLDENMKPYSALADYLGVEVRIAEARDNFRLIPFVSVSSDGIDRMITRNVAREVRGGTPIAFADGKPVGALVRKGTGSAVVLGFRLQYFSSHHDLHRKFVDKLLSLQGVRRDFEVTDGDMIAIPRGNYLVLANPRGHRVFGKIRYNGLEVPRLMDGIEMRKRGVLFLPFGVRYGDVEVVYSTATVLSRDGDVLHLRNHLSGLSEVALRNVEDVRAVGGRIVDESLSGGVLTVLVEHEAGSFELEF, encoded by the coding sequence ATGAAGGTTGAGCACGACGGCAGAGTTTACGTTATCGATGGCGAGAGAGTGGTGATCTACGGCGGAACGCTCCAGTTCTTCCGCGTTCCGAAGAGACACTGGCGCGACAGGCTGGAAAAAATGAAGAGGCACGGCCTCAACATCGTCGATACCTACGTCGTCTGGAACTGGCACGAGCCCTCGAAGGGTGAGCTCGACTTCACCGGAGAAACAACTCCAGAGAGGGACATGGTGGGATTCCTTGAGCTGGTTCAGGAGCTGGAGATGTACGCCATCGTCAGGCCCGGCCCATACATCTGCGGCGAGTGGCGGAACGGCGGAATCCCCGACTGGCTCATCAACGAGCACCCCGAGATACTCGCCAGGGGGCCGGACGGGGCCCTTCCACGGGACATCTATTATCCACCCATCACGTACCTGCATCCGACCTACCTGAAGGCCGTTTCTGAGTGGTATGAGGCTGTTCTGCCGGTAATCCGGGACTACCTCTACACCAAAGGGGGCCCCATAATAAGCGTCTCAATCGATGACGAGCCCTCATACTGGGAGACGATATTCCAGCCGTTCCTCACCGATTACAACGATGTCGTCGCTAAACCCGGCGGCCTCTGGGAGGGATGGCTCAGAGAAAACTACCCCCTTGAAACTCTCGCGGAGCGGTACGGAGCTGAAATCTCGGACTACGGGGAGGTCAAACCCCCGACCGACCCATCGGAGCCCCTCACAAAGCTCCTCGACTGGCACCACTTCAAGATATGGATGACCAACCACTACGTCGAGATCCTCTACGACCACCTGAGGCGCTACGTTGATGTCCCGATAAGCATACTCGACCCCTACCTTCTCCTGGCGGCGTGGAGGCACTTCTACCGCTACGTGAGGGAGAGGAACCTCGATATTCACCTCTGGACGGAGTTCTGGTACTCCTTCTACCGCTCCTTCGACTTCAAGGAGGACAGGCTCGGGCACATCTATTACAAAACCGGAATCTACCGCTTCTACCAGGGAAAACTTGGAACGCCGCCGCTGAGCATAGAGACCCAGGTCTCGCTGGCCCACACGATAGAGCCGGACGAGGCCGAGCTGCTCTACGCACTCCTTCCTGCCCTTGGAATTCACAACATCAACTACTACCTCTACGCCGGTGGAGAGAACCCCGAAGGCTACGAGTCGCACAACGGAGTAACCTGGGACGTTTACTCGCCGATAGGCCTTGATGGAAGTGAAAGGCCGCACGTCGAGCCCATTAGGTGGCTCGGTGAGTTTCTGAGGGGCAACCCAGGTTTCGTGGAAAGTGGGCTCAAGCCAAGGGTCGCCTTCGGGAGCTACGAGCCCTACGAGCCCCTCGCGGTGTGGGGGCTTAGAGGCGACCTGAAAGAGAGCGTCAACCTCAACGAGTACCTTCTTGGAGAGCGCGGGCTTTTGACGCTCCTGGCGATGAGTAACGTGCCCTTTGACGTTCTGGACTTGGAGGAGGCGAGCGTCGGGGAGATGTTAGAGTACAACCAGCTCTGGGTTTACAGCCTCGACTTCATGGCCAGGGACGTTCAGGACAAGCTGGTAGAGTTCATTGAGCGGGGCGGCAACCTCGTAATCCTCCCGATGCTTCCCTACCTCGACGAGAACATGAAGCCGTACTCCGCCCTGGCCGATTATCTCGGCGTTGAGGTTAGGATAGCCGAGGCGAGGGACAACTTCAGGCTCATCCCCTTCGTCAGCGTCTCCTCGGACGGGATTGACAGGATGATAACCAGGAACGTTGCCAGGGAGGTGAGGGGAGGAACTCCCATAGCCTTCGCCGACGGAAAGCCCGTCGGAGCGCTCGTTCGGAAGGGGACAGGGAGCGCAGTAGTCCTGGGCTTCAGGCTCCAGTACTTCAGCAGCCACCACGACCTCCACAGAAAGTTCGTTGATAAACTGCTGTCCCTTCAGGGCGTTAGACGGGACTTTGAGGTCACAGACGGTGACATGATAGCGATTCCCCGCGGGAACTACCTGGTTCTCGCCAACCCGCGCGGCCACAGGGTCTTCGGAAAGATTAGGTACAACGGGCTTGAGGTTCCAAGGCTCATGGATGGAATAGAGATGAGGAAGCGCGGCGTTCTCTTCCTGCCCTTCGGGGTCAGGTACGGGGATGTCGAGGTCGTTTACTCCACGGCGACCGTCCTCAGCAGGGACGGCGACGTGCTCCACCTCCGCAACCACCTCTCGGGCCTGAGTGAGGTGGCGCTGAGGAACGTTGAGGACGTCAGGGCCGTTGGGGGCAGGATAGTGGACGAATCTCTCTCCGGGGGTGTTCTGACGGTTCTCGTAGAGCACGAGGCCGGAAGCTTTGAGCTGGAGTTTTGA
- a CDS encoding ABC transporter ATP-binding protein, producing the protein MLTVENLKIYYATPVGHVKAVDGVSFEVKEGEVFGIAGESGCGKSTLVHSLILRKPPMVHMGGKALFKGRDLMRLSEEEARRIRYSELSIIPQYAMNALNPTKKIRDIVWDLAKEHGQTDREEVEKLLRERLAMVKLSPNVANMYPVELSGGMRQRATMVVSTLLNPDLLIADEITSALDVTTQRVVIELLHHFMEEGIVKSVIFVTHDLAILDKIADRIMIMYAGKVVEIGPTEEIINNPVHPYTRLLLNSLPRMGVQYKKQKLSGIPGYPISLLNPPKGCRFYTRCPYALDKCPHVEPGLVRVGEGHYAACHLLGGEEQ; encoded by the coding sequence ATGCTCACCGTTGAGAACCTTAAAATTTACTACGCGACTCCCGTCGGCCACGTAAAGGCCGTTGACGGCGTCAGCTTCGAGGTCAAGGAGGGGGAGGTCTTCGGCATAGCCGGCGAGAGCGGCTGCGGGAAATCAACGCTCGTCCACTCCCTTATCCTCAGAAAGCCCCCGATGGTTCACATGGGTGGAAAGGCGCTCTTCAAGGGAAGGGACCTGATGAGGCTGAGCGAGGAGGAGGCTAGGAGGATACGCTACAGTGAACTCTCCATAATCCCCCAGTACGCGATGAACGCCCTCAACCCCACCAAGAAGATAAGGGACATAGTCTGGGATTTGGCGAAGGAACACGGCCAGACGGACAGGGAAGAGGTCGAGAAGCTCCTTCGCGAGAGGCTGGCGATGGTGAAGCTCAGTCCCAATGTGGCGAATATGTACCCCGTCGAGCTGAGCGGTGGAATGCGCCAGCGCGCCACAATGGTCGTCTCAACGCTTCTCAACCCGGATCTGCTCATAGCGGACGAGATAACCTCCGCCCTGGACGTCACGACCCAGCGCGTCGTCATCGAGCTGCTCCACCACTTCATGGAGGAGGGCATAGTCAAGTCGGTAATCTTCGTCACCCACGACCTGGCGATACTCGACAAGATAGCGGACAGGATAATGATCATGTACGCGGGCAAAGTCGTCGAAATCGGCCCCACGGAGGAGATAATCAACAACCCGGTTCATCCATACACCCGGCTTCTCCTCAACTCCCTGCCGAGGATGGGCGTGCAGTACAAAAAGCAGAAGCTGAGCGGCATTCCAGGCTACCCGATAAGCCTGCTCAACCCCCCTAAGGGCTGCCGCTTCTACACCCGCTGTCCTTACGCCCTCGACAAGTGTCCCCACGTCGAGCCCGGGCTCGTGAGGGTCGGCGAGGGGCACTACGCGGCCTGCCATCTCCTTGGAGGTGAGGAGCAATGA
- a CDS encoding ABC transporter substrate-binding protein, with amino-acid sequence MKKYLTLALVALLLGSLAGFASAAEEKGPANFGNYYNAEANELLKALATASDENKQVEYLGELTKIWLQDVPAVPVYTGTVFYEANTKYWKDWPNEKNPYGVPIFWAGFGTWGTALALLGVKPTGVQDDAGGDFPRHETIYTANSAPPTSANPFQGGNIIGIDGLVFEPLFMLNFMTTELKPWLAESGTWVNDNTFEVKLREGTKWQDGRPLTAEDVKFSFEYYEKLGLKDWSSLGLKEIKVVDDRTVDFVFEGKPNVWAWRSNLYSVLIIPKHVFESLDPDKVKTMTFTGDDKQYLVGSGAYRLREVVQQQKSILERNDNWWGAKYFNEPAAKYIIQLYVSSNDQAANMFLKGDLDVATYYLDIAELKKQNPNIVSWLNSEPYFPPVVPVVLYFNTAHEPLNNPGVRRAIAMAINPQQIVQQGPISAVPDQTPLGPIMQGWKDKIGADQLINEYGWKYGDIAGAIKILDSLGIKDTDGDGVREYNGKPLELHFVTCSGCSDWIQAGEIIANQLKPLGIKVVIDKGDWTNFFMQKLNSGNFDLALHWAGTFKPDPYSVYYSIMYNENPPATPAPTTTTTTSSTPSTTTTPSTTSPTTTQPERNHNYNRWRR; translated from the coding sequence ATGAAAAAGTACCTCACCCTTGCCCTGGTGGCTCTTCTGCTTGGGAGTTTAGCAGGCTTTGCAAGTGCCGCTGAGGAGAAAGGCCCCGCAAACTTCGGCAACTATTACAACGCTGAGGCTAACGAGCTCCTGAAGGCCCTCGCAACTGCCTCCGATGAGAACAAGCAGGTTGAGTACCTGGGGGAGCTGACCAAGATATGGCTTCAGGACGTTCCAGCCGTTCCCGTCTACACGGGTACGGTCTTCTACGAGGCCAACACCAAGTACTGGAAGGACTGGCCCAACGAAAAGAACCCCTACGGCGTCCCGATATTCTGGGCCGGCTTCGGAACCTGGGGAACCGCCCTGGCCCTCCTCGGCGTCAAGCCGACTGGAGTGCAGGACGATGCCGGTGGCGACTTCCCGAGGCACGAGACGATATACACCGCCAACAGCGCTCCCCCGACCAGCGCCAACCCCTTCCAGGGCGGCAACATAATTGGCATAGACGGTCTCGTCTTCGAGCCCCTCTTCATGCTGAACTTCATGACGACGGAACTCAAGCCCTGGCTCGCCGAGAGCGGCACCTGGGTGAACGACAACACCTTCGAGGTCAAGCTTCGCGAGGGAACGAAGTGGCAGGACGGTCGGCCGTTGACGGCGGAGGACGTCAAGTTCTCCTTCGAGTACTACGAGAAGCTCGGCCTCAAGGACTGGAGCTCCCTGGGGCTCAAGGAGATAAAGGTCGTTGATGATAGAACGGTTGACTTTGTTTTTGAGGGCAAGCCCAACGTCTGGGCCTGGAGGAGCAACCTCTACTCCGTTCTCATTATCCCGAAGCACGTCTTTGAGAGCCTCGACCCCGATAAGGTCAAGACCATGACCTTCACCGGCGATGACAAGCAGTACCTCGTCGGTTCCGGCGCCTACAGGCTCAGGGAGGTCGTCCAGCAGCAGAAGTCCATCCTTGAGAGGAACGACAACTGGTGGGGTGCGAAGTACTTCAATGAACCCGCCGCCAAGTACATCATCCAGCTCTACGTTTCAAGCAACGACCAGGCCGCCAACATGTTCCTCAAGGGCGACCTCGACGTCGCAACGTACTACCTGGACATCGCCGAGCTCAAGAAGCAGAACCCGAACATCGTCAGCTGGCTCAATAGTGAACCCTACTTCCCGCCCGTCGTCCCGGTGGTTCTCTACTTCAACACCGCCCATGAGCCCCTGAACAACCCTGGGGTCAGGAGGGCGATAGCCATGGCCATCAACCCGCAGCAGATCGTTCAGCAGGGTCCGATAAGCGCCGTCCCCGACCAGACCCCGCTCGGACCCATCATGCAGGGCTGGAAGGACAAGATAGGCGCCGACCAGCTCATCAACGAGTACGGCTGGAAGTACGGCGACATAGCGGGGGCCATAAAGATACTCGACAGCCTCGGCATCAAGGACACCGACGGTGACGGCGTAAGGGAGTACAACGGAAAACCCCTTGAGCTTCATTTCGTTACCTGCTCCGGCTGTTCCGACTGGATACAGGCGGGCGAGATCATAGCCAACCAGCTCAAGCCCCTTGGAATAAAGGTGGTCATCGACAAGGGTGACTGGACCAACTTTTTCATGCAGAAGCTCAACAGCGGCAACTTCGATCTTGCGCTCCACTGGGCCGGAACCTTCAAGCCCGACCCGTACAGCGTCTACTACAGCATCATGTACAACGAGAATCCGCCGGCCACGCCGGCCCCGACGACAACGACCACCACGTCATCCACACCGTCCACCACGACCACGCCCTCGACCACCTCACCGACGACCACGCAGCCCGAGCGGAACCACAACTACAACCGGTGGCGGAGGTAG
- a CDS encoding ABC transporter ATP-binding protein — MSLLEVEHLTKVFTSGLIGGFEIRAVDDVSFTVGKGEIVSLVGESGSGKTTVGKLILRLIKPTSGRILFEGREVTELSKKQLRREYYKDVQAVFQDPFASFNPLHEIDRAFDLVFRSFFPDVGQDERDEMINGALTQVGLNPSEVHGKFPHQLSGGQLQRILIARALLVKPKLLIADEAVSMLDASTRIDILNLLGDFRDRYDTSILFVTHDLALGYYISDSTIIMYRGTIVEMGDTEKVFHNPLHPYTRMLLESVPDLNVKWEFKGIEPEKEERGIYEIAGCRYAPRCPKAKDVCFKIRPELREVEKNHWVACHLYGGG; from the coding sequence ATGAGCCTTCTCGAAGTCGAACACCTGACCAAGGTATTCACCTCAGGTCTGATTGGCGGCTTTGAAATCCGGGCCGTTGACGACGTCAGCTTCACCGTTGGAAAGGGCGAGATAGTTTCCCTCGTCGGCGAGAGCGGGAGCGGAAAGACCACCGTCGGGAAGCTCATCCTCAGGCTGATAAAGCCAACCTCCGGAAGGATACTCTTCGAGGGTCGGGAGGTAACCGAGCTGAGCAAGAAGCAGCTGAGGAGGGAGTACTACAAGGACGTCCAGGCGGTGTTCCAGGACCCCTTCGCGAGCTTCAATCCCCTCCACGAGATTGACAGGGCCTTTGACCTGGTCTTTCGGTCGTTCTTCCCGGACGTTGGTCAGGACGAGCGTGACGAGATGATAAACGGCGCGCTGACCCAGGTCGGTCTGAATCCGAGCGAGGTACACGGCAAGTTCCCGCACCAGCTCAGCGGAGGCCAGCTGCAACGCATACTCATAGCGAGGGCCCTCCTTGTGAAGCCGAAGCTCCTCATAGCCGACGAAGCCGTTTCAATGCTCGACGCGTCAACCAGAATCGACATCCTCAACCTCCTCGGCGACTTCAGGGACAGGTACGACACCTCGATTCTCTTCGTCACCCACGACCTGGCGCTCGGATACTACATCAGCGACTCGACGATAATCATGTACCGCGGAACCATCGTTGAGATGGGCGACACGGAGAAGGTCTTCCACAACCCGCTGCATCCTTACACCCGGATGCTCCTGGAGAGCGTTCCCGATTTGAACGTCAAGTGGGAGTTCAAGGGAATCGAGCCCGAGAAGGAGGAGCGCGGCATCTATGAGATAGCCGGATGCCGCTACGCGCCTAGATGCCCGAAGGCCAAGGACGTTTGTTTCAAGATTCGTCCCGAGCTTCGTGAGGTCGAGAAGAACCACTGGGTTGCCTGTCATCTCTACGGGGGTGGTTGA
- the bgaS gene encoding beta-galactosidase BgaS, producing MEEFYWGVVQSAFQFEMGDPLRQAIDARSDWWQWVRDPFNIKNDLVSGDLPEDGINNYELYEIDHRLAKDLDLNAYQLTIEWSRIFPCPTFGVDAEVERDSYGLIKRVKIKKETLEELDGLANHSEVAHYRAVLKNLKKLGFSTFVTLNHQTLPLWLHNPIEVRRNPEGARARGWVDEGSIVEFVKFSAYVAWKFPDLVDFWATFDEPMVTVELGYLAPYVGWPPGILNPNAAKKVIIHQMVAHARAYDAIKEFSKAPVGIILNIIPAYPLNPRDERDVKAAENYDYFHNRLFLNALNDGRVDLELNREEVKINHLARNDWIGNNYYTREVVKWVEPKFKELPMVSFVGAEGYGYSGNPMGVSPDNNPTSDFGWEVYPKGIYDSTMIAAEYGKPVYITENGVADSKDILRPRYIVSHVRELFRAIENGADVRGYFHWALTDNYEWAMGFKIRFGLYEVDLITKERIPRRKSVETYRRIVTEGLGDENDSS from the coding sequence ATGGAAGAATTTTACTGGGGCGTCGTTCAGTCGGCCTTTCAGTTCGAGATGGGTGACCCCCTACGGCAGGCCATAGACGCGAGGAGCGACTGGTGGCAGTGGGTCCGCGATCCGTTCAACATCAAGAACGACCTCGTCAGCGGCGATTTGCCCGAGGACGGCATAAACAATTACGAGCTATACGAAATCGACCACAGACTCGCCAAGGACCTGGATTTAAACGCCTATCAGCTCACGATAGAGTGGAGCAGAATCTTCCCGTGCCCGACCTTCGGCGTCGATGCCGAGGTTGAGAGGGACTCCTACGGCCTGATAAAGCGCGTTAAAATCAAGAAGGAAACCCTGGAGGAGCTCGATGGACTGGCCAACCATTCCGAGGTCGCCCACTACAGAGCCGTGCTGAAGAACCTCAAGAAGCTCGGCTTCTCGACCTTCGTGACACTCAACCACCAGACCCTCCCCCTGTGGCTGCACAACCCCATCGAGGTGAGGAGGAACCCCGAAGGGGCGAGGGCAAGGGGCTGGGTTGACGAGGGGAGCATAGTCGAGTTCGTTAAGTTCTCGGCGTACGTTGCGTGGAAGTTCCCGGACCTGGTGGATTTCTGGGCTACCTTCGACGAACCGATGGTTACCGTTGAGCTCGGCTACCTCGCCCCCTACGTCGGCTGGCCGCCGGGGATACTAAACCCCAACGCGGCGAAGAAGGTCATAATTCACCAGATGGTCGCACATGCAAGGGCCTACGACGCGATAAAGGAGTTCTCCAAGGCACCGGTAGGGATAATCCTCAACATAATCCCCGCCTATCCCCTGAACCCAAGGGACGAGCGGGACGTTAAAGCCGCGGAAAATTACGACTACTTCCACAACCGGCTCTTCCTCAACGCCCTCAATGACGGCCGGGTTGACCTAGAACTGAACCGGGAGGAGGTTAAGATCAACCACCTGGCCAGGAACGACTGGATAGGAAACAACTACTACACCAGGGAGGTTGTTAAGTGGGTCGAGCCGAAGTTCAAGGAGCTGCCGATGGTCAGCTTCGTGGGTGCCGAGGGATACGGCTATTCCGGAAATCCGATGGGCGTCTCGCCCGACAACAACCCGACCAGCGACTTCGGGTGGGAGGTTTATCCGAAAGGTATATACGACTCGACGATGATAGCCGCGGAGTACGGAAAGCCGGTCTACATAACCGAGAACGGGGTAGCAGATTCCAAGGACATACTGAGGCCGCGGTACATAGTCAGCCACGTGAGGGAGCTGTTCAGGGCGATTGAGAACGGCGCCGACGTTCGGGGCTACTTCCACTGGGCGCTGACGGACAACTACGAGTGGGCGATGGGGTTCAAGATACGCTTCGGCCTATACGAGGTCGACCTGATAACCAAGGAGAGAATCCCGCGTAGAAAGAGCGTGGAGACGTATAGAAGAATAGTCACGGAGGGGTTGGGAGATGAAAACGATAGCAGTTGA
- the glmD gene encoding glucosamine-6-phosphate deaminase — protein MHATLREIRKTPEGILTAQKAFEDFLTHHDFRLPREIVYTGCGSSHFLSQPLAMATTRLGGRGFSAPCSELLYSREWYPIGNPELLVAISRSGETTEAIKALDALNVPRFALTAYESGLSRKSDYALIVPAHEESVVMTHSFTAFYFAFLQLLLHSYGRETYDAELVSSLTKEVLGSEEYIREIVNGFDFRNVIFLGSGILYPVALEAMLKMKEMALFWSEAYPTFEVRHGFKSIADDGTLVVLLVDEPFEWHEKLTEEFQGQKARVLTVGRHDAGADYFIEVPELGPPANVVLYLPVIQLLAYYKAVERGLNPDRPRFLSKVVKW, from the coding sequence ATGCACGCGACGCTGAGGGAGATAAGGAAAACTCCGGAGGGGATACTCACCGCCCAGAAGGCCTTTGAGGACTTCCTAACCCATCACGACTTCCGGTTACCGAGGGAGATAGTTTACACTGGCTGTGGCAGCTCACACTTCCTGTCGCAGCCGCTGGCCATGGCAACCACCCGCCTTGGGGGCAGGGGGTTCAGCGCCCCCTGCTCCGAACTTCTGTATTCGCGGGAGTGGTACCCAATAGGAAATCCCGAACTTCTCGTCGCCATATCGCGCTCCGGTGAGACAACCGAGGCCATAAAAGCCCTCGATGCCCTGAACGTTCCCAGGTTCGCCCTCACCGCCTACGAGAGCGGCCTTTCAAGGAAGTCAGACTACGCCCTAATCGTCCCAGCTCACGAGGAGAGCGTCGTCATGACCCACTCCTTCACGGCCTTCTACTTCGCCTTCCTGCAGCTTCTCCTCCATTCGTACGGGCGGGAAACCTACGATGCGGAACTCGTCTCGTCGCTAACTAAGGAAGTCCTGGGGAGCGAGGAGTACATCAGGGAAATCGTCAACGGCTTTGACTTCAGAAACGTCATCTTCCTCGGCTCCGGAATACTCTATCCGGTGGCGCTTGAGGCCATGCTGAAGATGAAGGAGATGGCCCTCTTCTGGAGCGAGGCCTACCCGACCTTCGAGGTCAGGCACGGCTTCAAGTCCATAGCCGACGACGGAACCCTCGTGGTTCTACTCGTGGACGAGCCCTTCGAGTGGCACGAAAAGCTCACGGAGGAGTTCCAGGGGCAAAAAGCGAGGGTTCTCACCGTTGGAAGGCACGATGCTGGAGCCGATTACTTTATCGAGGTCCCAGAGCTGGGCCCACCGGCTAACGTGGTTCTCTATCTGCCGGTTATCCAGCTCCTCGCCTACTACAAGGCCGTTGAGCGTGGACTCAATCCGGACAGGCCGAGGTTTCTGAGCAAGGTGGTGAAGTGGTGA